One part of the Streptomyces nigra genome encodes these proteins:
- a CDS encoding energy-coupling factor transporter transmembrane component T: MGGGSSTRSGESPGPAEAVGPAVPRGGRVVRDTLHPGAWWVWALALGTAATRTSNPLLLALLIATSAYVVATCRPDAPWARSYGAFVKLALAVLVIRLFFAVALGSPVPGTHVLVTLPEIALPDWAQGIRLGGRVTAETLVRALYEGLKLATLLICVGAANALANPARLLKSLPGALYEMGVAVVVALTYAPHLIADVQRLRAARRLRGRPDRGLRGLVQVGLPVLEGALERSVALAAAMDARGYGRTAEVPDRVRRTTAALTLGGLLGVCAGTYGLLTAAGGTYGLPVLLAGLVAALAGLRLGGRRSPRTRYRPDPWGARAWLVAGSGAAVAALLTLAASREPAALNPGVIPLVAPTLPLWPAAAVLIGLLPAFVSPAPRNPAPRGAAARKEPS; encoded by the coding sequence ATGGGAGGGGGCAGCAGCACGCGGAGCGGGGAGAGTCCGGGACCGGCGGAAGCGGTCGGTCCGGCCGTGCCTCGCGGCGGGCGGGTCGTTCGCGACACCCTGCACCCCGGTGCCTGGTGGGTCTGGGCGCTGGCCCTGGGCACCGCCGCGACCCGTACCAGCAATCCGCTGCTGCTCGCCCTGCTCATCGCGACGTCCGCCTACGTCGTGGCGACCTGCCGGCCCGACGCGCCCTGGGCACGTTCCTACGGCGCCTTCGTCAAGCTGGCCCTCGCCGTCCTCGTGATCCGGCTGTTCTTCGCGGTGGCCCTCGGCTCCCCCGTCCCCGGCACGCATGTGCTCGTCACCCTGCCCGAGATCGCCCTGCCCGACTGGGCGCAGGGCATCCGGCTGGGCGGCCGGGTCACCGCCGAGACCCTCGTACGGGCGCTGTACGAGGGGCTGAAGCTGGCCACGCTGCTCATCTGCGTGGGCGCGGCGAACGCCCTCGCCAATCCGGCCCGGCTGCTGAAGTCCCTGCCGGGCGCCCTGTACGAGATGGGTGTCGCGGTGGTCGTGGCCCTGACGTACGCCCCCCATCTGATCGCCGACGTGCAGCGGCTGCGGGCCGCCCGGCGGCTGCGGGGGCGGCCCGACCGGGGGCTGCGCGGCCTGGTGCAGGTCGGGCTGCCGGTGCTGGAGGGTGCGCTGGAGCGCTCGGTCGCCCTGGCCGCCGCGATGGACGCGCGCGGCTACGGCCGCACCGCCGAGGTGCCGGACCGGGTGCGCCGTACGACGGCCGCGCTCACCCTCGGCGGGCTGCTGGGCGTGTGCGCGGGCACGTACGGGCTGCTGACCGCCGCAGGCGGCACGTACGGGCTGCCGGTGCTGCTCGCCGGGCTGGTGGCGGCGCTGGCGGGGCTGCGGCTGGGCGGGCGCCGGTCGCCGCGCACCCGGTACCGGCCCGACCCCTGGGGGGCGCGCGCCTGGCTGGTCGCCGGGTCCGGCGCCGCGGTCGCCGCCCTGCTCACCCTGGCCGCGAGCCGTGAACCGGCGGCCCTGAACCCGGGGGTGATCCCGCTGGTCGCCCCCACCCTTCCGCTGTGGCCGGCGGCCGCCGTCCTGATCGGGCTGCTCCCGGCCTTCGTCAGCCCCGCCCCGAGGAACCCGGCGCCGCGCGGTGCCGCCGCCCGCAAGGAGCCGTCGTGA